Within the Rhizobium favelukesii genome, the region TCTGGAGCACCGCGACGCCGTGGTTGCATCGCTGACGCAGCGATTTGGCGGCATCTGGCTCTCCGCGAATGCACGCTCGCGGTGCAAATTTCGCCGCACCCCTCGTTTTTGACGTATTTGGCCTATCTATTTCGCTGCACTGCACAAATCGGAGGGCGGTCATTGCAGCAGAAAACCCGCATCGATTGGCTGGATATCGCCAAGGGTATGTCCATCATTCTTGTGGTGATCTACCACACCCTCCTCTACCACGACGTCCACGACATGGCCCCTGACCTCTATGCGCGCCTTAGCAGCATCATGACGCCGATCCGGATGCCATTGTTCTTTACGGTTTCCGGCTTCCTGGCTGCCTCGGCGATGCGTGCCTCGTGGGGCGACTTCCTGCGCCGTAAGATCTGGCAGCTCGTCTATCTCTTCGCGATCTGGAACACCGCGCGCTGGCTGTTCTTCCGTTACGTGCAGACGAACGTTCTGGTGCCGACCGAAGGAAGCGACCCCTATCAATTGCTCGAAATGTGGTGGGCGCCAAACACCGGCATCTGGTTCATCTGGGCGCTCGCCATCTTCATGGTCGCGACGAAGCTTCTCTCCCCCATCCGCCGCCCGACCACAATCGCAATTGCCGCAATGATCTCGATCCTGACCTTCGGCGAGCACCTGTCGATCGATCTCTTCACCCACCGCAACGTGCTGCAGTATTTCGTCTTTTTCCTATTCGGCTGCTGGTACGGGAAGCCGGTGGTCAACGCGATCACGGAGCGGCCGCTGCTGACGGCTTGTGCGGGCTTGCTCATCTTCGCCGCGCTCTACGTGCTGCGCTGGAGACTGCAGGCGATCGAGAAAGGTAGCTGGGCGCTGGTCTCCTCGATCGCCGGTCTTGCGTGGCTATGCGGGACGGCCGTACTGATGTCGCGTTTGCAATCGGTGCGCCATGCCTTCGCCTATTTCGGGCGCAACACGCTGCCGGTCTACGTGACCCATGTGATGATCGTGTCACTGGTGGTCGCCCTGGCTGCCACGATCGTTGGAAGCAATGCGGCAAGCGGCTACATCACCGCGCCGCTGGTGGTCGTCTTTGCGATCGGCCTATCGCTTGCGATCAGGGCAATCGCCGATCGCAGCTGTGCCGGCTGGCTCTACACGCCGCCGACGCGGCGGCAACGGCAGGCCGTGCCCGCCTGAATGGCCGCAATCTCAGGAGCTAGGCGGCGGGCTCGATGGAAACTGCCACGCCGCGGCGCAGCGAATTGCTGACCATACAGATCGCCTTCGCCCGCTCGACCACCTGCTCGGCGCTGGTGCCGTCTTGCCCATGGCAAGCGACTTTCATCACCGCCGATTTCGCAATGATCGGCTTGCCCTCGAGCTCCAGGATGACCGAGATTGCGATCTTCCCAAGTGAGACGCCCATCTCGTCAGCGGCGTAGCGCAGGTCGTTGCAGAAGCAACCGCCGAGCGCCAATGCCAGAAGCTGCGCGCCATTGAACCCGAGCCCCTGCCCGCCGGCCTTACCCTCGGGACGATCGACAACGACGGTGTGCGAACCTGCCCATCCCATCGCCGCCTGCGTGCCCTCGACATTCCGCAACTCCACCGTGACTGTAACCATGCCAACTCCTCCGCGGCTGAACAGGCAAGTCTTAGAGCGCCGCAGTTTGGCGCGATGCGACCGGAAACTCGGTGCATATTATCCGCATCGATCCGACGGGAGACAAGGACATGACGCCCTCACCGTATTTGAATGACCCCAAGGTCTACATCGACACCGACACCTTCATCGATCTCATCAACAAAAAGACACGGTGCCTAATTTGTTGCGAAGCCCTCGAGAGCAAGGTGGTCAACCGGGAACACGTCCTGCCCAAATGGATTCTGCGGAAGTACGACCTTTACGACAAGGAGATCACTGTGCCCCACGAATACCATGGTCGGCGATACGATCGCCACACCTTCCCCTGCTGCAAGGACTGCAATTCGCTGCTTGGAAGGAAGCTGGAGCAGCCGGTGCGACGATTGACGGAAGGCGGATACGCGAAACGTCTACGACACCTTGACGATGACGGGCACCGTCTGCTGTTTCCTGGCTTTCCTGGATGTTCCTGAAATTCCTGATAAAGGACGGCGCCATCGCGATCAACCCGGATCACCGCGTGGACGCCGTCGTGCAAGACAAGAGCACGGATTGGGCGACACTCCATCACATCCATTGCCTCGCCAGATCCCCCTATACCGGCGCACGCATTGCAGGAGACGTTCACCATCCTGCAGGCACTGGAAATCTGCGCGGATATGGCGGCAACGACAACGCGGATCAACAGCAAGCCCATCTACTTCACGCGCATAGATCAAGCCACGGGCCGTCCCTCGATCCATGCGGACCTACCCGTCCACGAAGAAAATCCTGTCGATCCGCGCACGCGCGCCGCAATATTCGAACTCGTCTACAGGGAGCATCTGCCGCACCTGAAGATAGCGGGCAGCGACGTGTCCGCCCTGCAGGCCATCAGGGAGAACCGTTTGACCTTCCTCGATCATCGGATAAGCCGGGCGGCCACCGAAATACTGGAATAGACAATTGCTTCCGGTATTTGCGGACGTTTGCTGAGATCGACGGCGCCGTCAGGCATCCGCAAGCGTGCGCTTGACGGCGCTGCGCCAGCCCTTGAGCTTCGCCGCACGCGTCTTCTCGTCCATGGCGGGTTCAAAGCGATGGTTGCGCTTCCAGCTCTTGGCGAAGCTTTCACGATCCGGCCAGACACCGGCCCTGCTGCCGGCAAGCCATGCCGCTCCGAGCGCCGTGGTTTCGAGAATGACCGGCCGGTCGACGGGCGCGTCGAGAATGTCTGCCAGCCGCTGCATCGTCCAGTCGGAGGCGACCATGCCACCATCGACGCGAAGAACGGTGCTCTCCACGCCGCCCTTCCAGTCCTTGTGCATGGCGTCAAGCAGATCGCGGGACTGGTAGCAGACCGCCTCGAGGGCAGCGCGGGCGAATTCCTTCGGGCCGCTGTTGCGCGTCAGGCCGAAGATCGCCCCGCGCGCATTCGCATCCCAATGCGGCGCGCCAAGACCGGTGAAGGCGGGAACCAGATAGACTTCCTGCGTCGGATCGGCAGCATCGGCAAGCTCGCCGGTGCGAGATGCCGTATCGATGATGCCGAGCCCGTCGCGAAGCCATTGCACGGCAGCGCCCGCGATGAAGATCGAGCCTTCCAGCGCATAGGTCGTTTCGCCGTTCAGCCGATAGGCGATCGTCGTCAGCAGCCGGTTCTTCGAACCCACGATGTCGCTGCCCGTGTTGAGCAGCGCGAAGCAGCCGGTGCCGTAGGTCGATTTCATCATGCCGGGCTCGAAGCAGGCCTGTCCGATGGTCGCCGCATGCTGATCGCCGGCGACGCCGAAGATGGGAATCTCCGCGCCAAGAATGGCTTTCTCGGTAATGCCGAAATCGTCGGCGCAGTCCTTCACCTCAGGCAGCATCGCCGCCGGAACACGCAGGATATCGAGCAGAGCCTTGTCCCAGCAATTGTCGGAAATGTTATACATCAACGTGCGGGAGGCGTTCGTCGCATCGGTCGCGAACACCTTGCCACCGGTCAGCCGCCAGATCAGGAAGGCATCGACGGTGCCGAAGCACAATTCGCCCTTGGCGGCGCGGGCCCGCGCACCTTTGACGTTGGCGAGCAGCCACGAGAGCTTGGTGCCAGAGAAATACGGATCAAGAAGAAGGCCGGTCTTCTTGGTGAATGTCTTTTCGAGATCCTGTCTTTTCAACTTGTCGCAATAACTTGCCGTGCGGCGGTCCTGCCAGACGATTGCGTTGTGGATCGGTTTGCCGCTTTCGCGTTCCCAGACGACGACGGTCTCGCGCTGATTGGTAATGCCGAGCGCCGCGATGTCCTTTGCCTGGATCCTGGCTTCACGGATCGCCATTTTGATGGTCGAGACGACGGAATCCCAGATTTCCTCCGGATCGTGCTCCACCCAACCGGATCGAGGGTAGATCTGGCGGAACTCCTTCTGGCCCGCACCGGCGATCTGCATTTGGCCATCGAAGACGATCGCCCGCGTCGATGTCGTCCCCTGATCGATTGCCAGAACATATCCGCTCATGCCAGTCCTCCCGCTGATCGTGATTATCGGGAGAAATCAATAAGACAGGAGGGCGGGCGATGAAAGAACCTAGCCACCTCTTCGACACAAGAGATTTGCCGTCAGCGCGATTGCCAGCAGTGATGCTTTGCGCATAACCTCAACTCTATTGCGTCGCAAAACGGCTTGAGGAGAAGAGAATGGCCAGAACAATCGTCGTCACCGGATCCACCAGCGGCATCGGCCTTGCGATCGCGACAGCCTTTGCCGGCAAGGGCGACAACGTCGTCATCAACGGTTTCGGAAAGCCCGAGGAAATCAAGGCGATAGTCGAGAAGCTTGAATCGGCCTCGAAGGCGAAGGTGATCCATCATCCGGCCGACATGACGAAACCAGCTGAAATCGCGGACCTGATCGAAACTGCCGCGAGGACCTGCGGTTCCGTCGATGTGCTGGTCAACAATGCCGGCATCCAGCATGTCGAGAAGATCGAGGATTTCCCGATCGAAAAGTGGGACCAGATCATCGCGATCAATCTGTCCAGCTCGTTTCACACCATGCGTGCCGCGATCCCGCTGATGAAGGCGAGGAAAAAGGGACGCATCATCAACATCGCCTCCGCGCACGGCTTGGTCGCCTCTCCGTTCAAATCCGCCTATGTCGCGGCAAAGCATGGTATATTGGGCCTGACGAAGACGGCGGCACTGGAACTTGCCGAATTTGGCGTGACCGTGAACGCCATCTGCCCGGGCTATGTGCTGACGCCTCTCGTCGAGAAACAGATACCGGATACGGCCAAGGCACGCGGCATGACCGAGGAGCAGGTCAAGACCGAAGTGATCCTCAAGGCCCAGCCGACGCATGAATTCGTCAAGGCGGAAGAGATTGGGGCGCTGGCTCTCTACCTCGCAAGCGACGAAGCCCGGCAGGTGACCGGCACCCACATCTCGATTGACGGTGGCTGGACCGCGGCATAACCATTCAAAATAAAGATAAAAACCAAGGAACGATATGAACGACAGCATCCGCTTCATCCTGAATGGCGAGGACGTCACGCTTGGCGATGTCCGGCCGACCGAGACGCTTCTCGATTATCTCCGGTTGAAGCGCCGGCTGACCGGCACGAAGGAAGGATGCGCGGAGGGCGATTGCGGCGCCTGCACCGTCCTTGTGGGACGGCTGATCGACGGCAAGCTGCATTATGAACCCGTCAACGCCTGCATTCGCTTCATGGGGTCTTTGAATGCCACCCATGTCGTCACCGTCGAGCATCTGGCCGCCAGGGACGGTTCGCTGCATCCGGTACAGCAGGCAATGGTCGATTGCCACGGCTCGCAATGCGGCTTCTGTACGCCGGGTTTCGTCATGTCGATGTATGGCCTCTGGCTTTCCAACGACAAGCCGGTTCGCGCCGACATCGAAAAAGCCCTGCAAGGCAATCTCTGTCGTTGCACCGGTTACGAGCCGATCGTGAAAGCCGCCGAGCAGGTGAGCCGCACCCGCCCGAGCGCACTCTTCGACCCGCTCGAAAAGACCCGCTCGGATATCATCTCGCGCCTCTGGGCGATGCGGAACAGCGAGACGATCTCGATCACGACGGTGGAGGGCCGGCTGGTCCTGCCGGGATCGCTGGACGCGCTGGCGCGTGTGCTGTGCGAAGAGCCGACCGCCACCATCGTCGCGGGATCGACCGATGTGGGCCTCTGGGTGACCAAGCAGATGCGCGCCTTGAACCCGGTCGTCTTTATAAACCATCTGACCGATCTGCAGTCGATCACCGCTGGCGACGGCGGCTTCACGATCGGCGCCGGCGTGACCTACAGCCGCGCCTTCGAAACCATCGCCAGCAAGGTGCCGACCCTCGGCCGCCTCATCGACCGCATCGGCGGAGATCAGGTGCGCAACATGGGCACGATCGGCGGCAACATCGCCAACGGTTCGCCGATCGGCGATATGCCACCGCCACTGATTGCCCTCGGCGCCACGGTGAAGCTGCGTTCTCTGGCCGGAACGCGCATGCTGCGTCTGGAAGATTTCTTCATCGATTATGGCAAGCAGGATCGCCGACCGGGCGAGTTCGTCGAGAGCATCTTCGTGCCCTATCCCGCCGAGGCGACCCAGTTTGCCGTCTACAAGATCACCAAGCGCCGCGATGAGGACATCACGGCGGTTCTCGGCGCCTTCTACCTGACACTGGATACGGAGGGAGACGTCAACGACATCCGCATCGCCTTCGGGGGCATGGCCGCAACACCGAAGCGTGCCCGCAGCGTCGAGAATGCGCTCATGGGCAAGCCTTGGAGCGAGACGACGATCGAAACCGTCCGGGCCGAGTTCGACGCCGACTTCCAGCCGCTGACCGACTGGCGCGCGACGGCCGAATACCGTCAGTTGACCGCCAAGAACCTTCTGACCCGTTTCTATCTGGAAACGTCAGGCACATCGGCGGAATTGAGGCGTTTCGAGGAGGTGGCATAAATGGACAAGTCAACTCTCCCCGACCCAAAGTTTATCATATCAGGCGCGATGCATGGCTCGCTGCGCCACGATTCAGCGCACAAGCACGTTACCGGCACCGCCGACTATATCGACGACCTGCCCGAGCCTGCCGACCTGCTGCATGGCGCACTCGGCCTGTCCGACCGGGCGCACGCCGAGATCATCAGCATGGACCTTTCCGAGGTCAAGGCGACACCGGGTGTCATCTGGGTTTTCACCGGCAAGGACGTGCCCGGCGTCAATGACGTCAGTTCGAACGGCAGCCACGACGAGCCGCTGCTGGCCGAACACAAGGTCGAATTTCACAACCAGCCGATCTTCGCCGTCATTGCCGAAACGCGCGAGATCGCCCGCCGCGCCGCCCGCAAGGCAAAGATCGAATATCGCGACCTGCCGCACTGGAGCGATATCGACGGCGCGCTTGAAAATGGCAGCCCGCTCGTCATCACGCCGATGACCTTGCAGCGCGGCGATGCCAAGGGCGAGATGGAGAACGCCCCGCGCCGATTGAAGGGCCTGATGCGGATCGGCGGCCAGGAGCACTTCTATCTCGAAAGCCACATTGCCGTGGCCATCCCCGGCGAGGACGACGAGGTCGCCATCTGGTCATCCACCCAGCATCCGAGCGAGATCCAGCATATTGTGGGCCACGTCCTCGATATCGCGTCGAACGCGGTGACGGTGAACGTGCGCCGCATGGGCGGCGGTTTCGGCGGCAAGGAGACGCAGGGCAACCAGTTTGCCGCCCTGGCGGCGATTGCCGCCAAGACACTGAAGCGCGCCATCAAGTTTCGTCCTGATCGCGACGAGGACATGGCCGCAACCGGCAAGCGCCACGACTTCCTTGTCGACTACGAGATCGGCTTCGATGACGAAGGCCGCATCCACGCAGTCGACGCCACCTATGCCGCGCGCTGCGGCTTCTCCTCGGATCTTTCCGGCCCTGTAACGGACCGGGCGCTGTTCCACGCAGATTCCAGCTATTTCTATCCGCATGTCCATCTGACATCGAAGCCGCTGAAGACCCACACCGTGTCCAACACCGCCTTCCGCGGTTTTGGCGGGCCACAGGGCATGCTCGGGGCTGAACGCTTCATCGAAGAGATCGCCTATGCGCTCGGCAAGGACCCGCTCGACGTCCGCAAGCTGAACTTCTACGGCCAGCCGGGCTCCGGCCGCACGTTGACCCCCTACCATCAAGAGGTCGAAGACAGCATCCTCGAACGCATCGTCAGCGAACTGGAAGAAAGCGCCGAGTACCAAGCGCGCCGCAACGCCATCATCGCGTTCAACCGCGACAGCCGCTACATTCGCAAAGGCATTGCGCTGACGCCAGTCAAGTTCGGCATCTCCTTCACCATGACAGCGTTCAACCAGGCCGGCGCCCTCGTCCACGTCTATCAGGATGGTTCAATCCACCTGAACCACGGCGGCACCGAAATGGGCCAGGGGCTATACACCAAGGTCGCGCAGGTGCTCGCCGACAGCTTTCAGGTCGATATCGAGCATGTGAAGATCACGGCAACGACGACCGGCAAGGTGCCCAACACGTCGGCCACCGCGGCATCCTCCGGATCGGACCTGAACGGCATGGCGGCCTACGATGCCGCCCGCCAGATCAAGGAACGGCTGGTTGCCTTTGCCGCCGAAAAATGGGGCGTACCTCCGACGGACGTTGTCTTCCTGCCCAATCGCGTCAGGGTTGGCGACAAGGAGTTCCCCTTCCCTGATTTCATCAAGCAGGCCTATTTGGCCCGCGTCCAGCTTTCCGCCGCCGGATTCTATAAAACCCCGAAGATCCATTGGGATCGTGCAGCCGGCCGCGGCACGCCGTTCTACTACTATTCCTATGGCGCAGCCTGCTCGGAGGTCTCGATTGATACACTCACCGGCGAATACCTCGTCGAACGCACCGATATCCTGCACGATGTCGGCCGCTCGCTGAACCCGGCGATCGATATCGGCCAGGTGGAGGGCGCATTCATTCAGGGCATGGGCTGGCTGACAACGGAGGAACTGTGGTGGGACGACAAGGGCCGGCTGCGCACGCACGCGCCTTCGACCTACAAGATCCCCCTCGCCTCCGATCGCCCGAAGATTTTCAACGTGCGTCTTGCCGAATGGTCGGAGAATACTGAACACACGATCGGCCGCTCCAAGGCCGTCGGCGAACCGCCGCTCATGCTGGCGATCTCAGTGCTGGAGGCGCTTTCCATGGCCGTTGCCAGTGTTGCCAACTACAAGGTCTGCCCGCAGCTCGATTCACCGGCAACGCCCGAGCGGGTGTTGATGGCCGTGGAGAGAATGAAGAAGGCATAGGCTGAAGTGGCAGCATCTCGGGGCACTGCC harbors:
- a CDS encoding acyltransferase family protein, with product MQQKTRIDWLDIAKGMSIILVVIYHTLLYHDVHDMAPDLYARLSSIMTPIRMPLFFTVSGFLAASAMRASWGDFLRRKIWQLVYLFAIWNTARWLFFRYVQTNVLVPTEGSDPYQLLEMWWAPNTGIWFIWALAIFMVATKLLSPIRRPTTIAIAAMISILTFGEHLSIDLFTHRNVLQYFVFFLFGCWYGKPVVNAITERPLLTACAGLLIFAALYVLRWRLQAIEKGSWALVSSIAGLAWLCGTAVLMSRLQSVRHAFAYFGRNTLPVYVTHVMIVSLVVALAATIVGSNAASGYITAPLVVVFAIGLSLAIRAIADRSCAGWLYTPPTRRQRQAVPA
- a CDS encoding OsmC family protein — protein: MVTVTVELRNVEGTQAAMGWAGSHTVVVDRPEGKAGGQGLGFNGAQLLALALGGCFCNDLRYAADEMGVSLGKIAISVILELEGKPIIAKSAVMKVACHGQDGTSAEQVVERAKAICMVSNSLRRGVAVSIEPAA
- the glpK gene encoding glycerol kinase GlpK encodes the protein MSGYVLAIDQGTTSTRAIVFDGQMQIAGAGQKEFRQIYPRSGWVEHDPEEIWDSVVSTIKMAIREARIQAKDIAALGITNQRETVVVWERESGKPIHNAIVWQDRRTASYCDKLKRQDLEKTFTKKTGLLLDPYFSGTKLSWLLANVKGARARAAKGELCFGTVDAFLIWRLTGGKVFATDATNASRTLMYNISDNCWDKALLDILRVPAAMLPEVKDCADDFGITEKAILGAEIPIFGVAGDQHAATIGQACFEPGMMKSTYGTGCFALLNTGSDIVGSKNRLLTTIAYRLNGETTYALEGSIFIAGAAVQWLRDGLGIIDTASRTGELADAADPTQEVYLVPAFTGLGAPHWDANARGAIFGLTRNSGPKEFARAALEAVCYQSRDLLDAMHKDWKGGVESTVLRVDGGMVASDWTMQRLADILDAPVDRPVILETTALGAAWLAGSRAGVWPDRESFAKSWKRNHRFEPAMDEKTRAAKLKGWRSAVKRTLADA
- a CDS encoding 3-hydroxybutyrate dehydrogenase: MARTIVVTGSTSGIGLAIATAFAGKGDNVVINGFGKPEEIKAIVEKLESASKAKVIHHPADMTKPAEIADLIETAARTCGSVDVLVNNAGIQHVEKIEDFPIEKWDQIIAINLSSSFHTMRAAIPLMKARKKGRIINIASAHGLVASPFKSAYVAAKHGILGLTKTAALELAEFGVTVNAICPGYVLTPLVEKQIPDTAKARGMTEEQVKTEVILKAQPTHEFVKAEEIGALALYLASDEARQVTGTHISIDGGWTAA
- the xdhA gene encoding xanthine dehydrogenase small subunit; its protein translation is MNDSIRFILNGEDVTLGDVRPTETLLDYLRLKRRLTGTKEGCAEGDCGACTVLVGRLIDGKLHYEPVNACIRFMGSLNATHVVTVEHLAARDGSLHPVQQAMVDCHGSQCGFCTPGFVMSMYGLWLSNDKPVRADIEKALQGNLCRCTGYEPIVKAAEQVSRTRPSALFDPLEKTRSDIISRLWAMRNSETISITTVEGRLVLPGSLDALARVLCEEPTATIVAGSTDVGLWVTKQMRALNPVVFINHLTDLQSITAGDGGFTIGAGVTYSRAFETIASKVPTLGRLIDRIGGDQVRNMGTIGGNIANGSPIGDMPPPLIALGATVKLRSLAGTRMLRLEDFFIDYGKQDRRPGEFVESIFVPYPAEATQFAVYKITKRRDEDITAVLGAFYLTLDTEGDVNDIRIAFGGMAATPKRARSVENALMGKPWSETTIETVRAEFDADFQPLTDWRATAEYRQLTAKNLLTRFYLETSGTSAELRRFEEVA
- the xdhB gene encoding xanthine dehydrogenase molybdopterin binding subunit — its product is MDKSTLPDPKFIISGAMHGSLRHDSAHKHVTGTADYIDDLPEPADLLHGALGLSDRAHAEIISMDLSEVKATPGVIWVFTGKDVPGVNDVSSNGSHDEPLLAEHKVEFHNQPIFAVIAETREIARRAARKAKIEYRDLPHWSDIDGALENGSPLVITPMTLQRGDAKGEMENAPRRLKGLMRIGGQEHFYLESHIAVAIPGEDDEVAIWSSTQHPSEIQHIVGHVLDIASNAVTVNVRRMGGGFGGKETQGNQFAALAAIAAKTLKRAIKFRPDRDEDMAATGKRHDFLVDYEIGFDDEGRIHAVDATYAARCGFSSDLSGPVTDRALFHADSSYFYPHVHLTSKPLKTHTVSNTAFRGFGGPQGMLGAERFIEEIAYALGKDPLDVRKLNFYGQPGSGRTLTPYHQEVEDSILERIVSELEESAEYQARRNAIIAFNRDSRYIRKGIALTPVKFGISFTMTAFNQAGALVHVYQDGSIHLNHGGTEMGQGLYTKVAQVLADSFQVDIEHVKITATTTGKVPNTSATAASSGSDLNGMAAYDAARQIKERLVAFAAEKWGVPPTDVVFLPNRVRVGDKEFPFPDFIKQAYLARVQLSAAGFYKTPKIHWDRAAGRGTPFYYYSYGAACSEVSIDTLTGEYLVERTDILHDVGRSLNPAIDIGQVEGAFIQGMGWLTTEELWWDDKGRLRTHAPSTYKIPLASDRPKIFNVRLAEWSENTEHTIGRSKAVGEPPLMLAISVLEALSMAVASVANYKVCPQLDSPATPERVLMAVERMKKA